In the Musa acuminata AAA Group cultivar baxijiao unplaced genomic scaffold, Cavendish_Baxijiao_AAA HiC_scaffold_90, whole genome shotgun sequence genome, tattaatgaactctatagacgagttatctatcggaataatactcttaccgatctatagcaacaagtagatctacgccaggggaattagtaatgtgtcaggagaaattggtacaagaggccgtggatacacttcttgataatgggatccgtggacaaccaatgagggatggtcataataaaGTTTACAAGTCATTTTCAGATGTAATTGAAGGCAAAGAGGGAAGATTTCGTGAGACTCTGCTTGGTAAACGTGTCGATTATTCGGGACGTTCCGTCATTGTCGTGGGTCCTTCGCTTTCATTACATCAGTGTGGATTACCTCGAGAAATAGCAATAGAGCTTTTCCAAACATTTGTAATTCGTGGTCTAATCAGACAACATGTTGCTTCTAACATAGGAATTGCTAAAAGTAAAATTCGGGAAAAAGAACCCATTGTATGGGAAATACTTCAAGAAGTTATGCGGGGGGCATCCTGTATTATTGAATAGAGCACCCACCCTGCACAGATTAGGCATACAGGCGTTCCAACCCTTTTTAGTGGAGGGACGCGCTATTTGTTTACATCCATTAGTTTGTAAGGGTTTCAATGCAGactttgatggggatcaaatggctgttcatgtacctttatctttggaagctcaagcggaggctcgtttacttatgttttctcatatgaatctcttgtctccagctattggggatcctatttccgtaccaactcaagatatgcttatcggactctatttattaacgatcgggaatcgtcgaggtattgtgcaaataggtataatccatatagatatagttgcggaaactaccaaaataaaaaggttgacaataaaaaaaaatgactataggtatacggaaaAGAAAGAACCCTATTTTTCTAGTTCCTATGATGCACTTGGAGCTTATCAACAGAAACGAATTAGTTTAGATAGTCCTTTGTGGCTCCGATGGAGACTAGATCAACGTGTCATTGGCTCAAGAGAAGTTCCCATCGAAGTTCAATATGAATCTTTGGGTacttatc is a window encoding:
- the LOC135655102 gene encoding DNA-directed RNA polymerase subunit beta'-like, with the translated sequence MRDGHNKVYKSFSDVIEGKEGRFRETLLGKRVDYSGRSVIVVGPSLSLHQCGLPREIAIELFQTFVIRGLIRQHVASNIGIAKSKIREKEPIVWEILQEVMRGASYFDGDQMAVHVPLSLEAQAEA